A region from the Brevibacterium paucivorans genome encodes:
- a CDS encoding LLM class flavin-dependent oxidoreductase produces MEFGLFSVSDVTRDPVSGETPSEGERIRSLVQQAVFSEEAGFDVYAIGEHHNPPFVSSSPTTLLATIAAKTTRLKVSTSTTLITTNDPVKIAEDYAMLQHLSDGRMDLMLGRGNTAPVYPWFGQDIREGLPLALENYNLLHRLWREDVVDFEGSFHTPLNGFTSTPRPLHGVPPFVWHGSIRTPEIAEQAAYYGNGYFANHIFWPSEHSQRLVNFYRQRYEHYGHGSAKQAIVGLGGQAFVARKSQDAWNRFRPYFNEAPVYGHGPSLEEFVNQTPLSVGSPQEIIEKTLTFQETFGDYQRQMFLVDHAGMPHSMVMEQIELLGSEVLPVLRAELESRRDPEVPDAPTHESLVRARYGDKPPREPRPRANRGDNVTGGSPYLDTEQEG; encoded by the coding sequence ATGGAGTTCGGGCTGTTTTCGGTCAGTGATGTGACGCGTGATCCTGTTTCGGGAGAAACCCCAAGCGAAGGTGAGCGGATTCGTAGCCTGGTTCAGCAAGCGGTGTTTTCTGAAGAAGCCGGCTTCGACGTCTATGCGATCGGTGAGCACCACAATCCGCCGTTCGTGTCGTCAAGCCCAACCACGCTGTTGGCCACGATCGCTGCGAAGACAACGCGCCTGAAGGTGTCCACGTCGACAACCCTCATCACCACCAATGACCCGGTGAAAATCGCTGAAGATTACGCCATGCTCCAGCACTTGAGTGACGGGCGCATGGACCTCATGCTGGGGCGCGGAAACACGGCACCCGTATACCCGTGGTTCGGACAAGACATTCGCGAGGGGTTGCCGCTTGCGCTGGAAAACTACAACCTGCTCCACCGCTTGTGGCGTGAAGACGTGGTCGACTTTGAAGGTTCGTTCCACACGCCGCTGAACGGGTTCACCTCAACACCTCGGCCACTGCACGGCGTGCCACCGTTTGTGTGGCACGGGTCCATTCGCACGCCCGAAATCGCTGAGCAGGCCGCCTATTACGGCAACGGGTACTTCGCCAACCACATTTTCTGGCCGTCCGAACACTCGCAACGCCTGGTCAACTTCTACCGTCAACGATACGAACACTACGGACACGGCTCGGCAAAACAAGCCATCGTGGGGCTGGGAGGGCAAGCGTTCGTTGCGCGGAAGTCACAGGACGCGTGGAATCGCTTCCGACCGTACTTCAACGAAGCTCCCGTGTACGGGCACGGGCCATCGCTCGAAGAATTCGTCAACCAAACGCCCCTGAGTGTGGGAAGCCCGCAGGAAATAATCGAGAAGACTTTGACGTTCCAAGAAACGTTTGGAGACTACCAACGCCAAATGTTCCTCGTGGACCACGCGGGCATGCCCCACAGCATGGTCATGGAACAGATCGAACTACTGGGATCAGAAGTCCTGCCCGTTTTGCGGGCAGAGCTCGAGTCCCGCCGCGACCCGGAAGTCCCCGATGCCCCAACCCACGAAAGCCTGGTGCGGGCCCGCTACGGTGACAAACCACCTCGGGAGCCACGACCTCGGGCCAACCGAGGTGACAACGTCACCGGAGGTTCGCCATATCTCGATACTGAGCAGGAAGGATAG
- a CDS encoding NAD(P)H-dependent oxidoreductase, with the protein MQDATVVVINAGTSETSSTATLLSQIAKSVHGAEDNVTCTFINVRDVAQDAMTVLVSGHKSPALKEIEATLLDADALIVGTPVFKAGASAVFMAFFQALDNDLLIGTPVLLAGTAGSQRHALVVDDQIRGLFAYLRTYTTPTSVFAAPEDFNDPKLRTRCARAAGELLALIRADVRGAARNNTWDHYQHSYGSAGDTELSIDLGSDLMRLATGNGYSGQ; encoded by the coding sequence ATGCAGGACGCCACGGTGGTGGTGATCAACGCAGGAACCAGCGAAACATCGTCGACCGCGACGTTGCTTTCGCAGATCGCGAAGAGTGTTCACGGCGCGGAAGACAACGTCACGTGTACGTTCATCAACGTGCGCGACGTGGCCCAGGACGCGATGACTGTGCTGGTGAGCGGGCACAAGTCACCTGCGCTTAAGGAAATCGAGGCCACGTTGCTCGACGCCGACGCGCTCATCGTGGGTACGCCGGTGTTCAAAGCCGGCGCCAGTGCCGTTTTTATGGCGTTCTTCCAAGCGCTGGATAACGACCTGCTCATTGGCACCCCGGTTCTGCTGGCGGGCACGGCTGGAAGCCAACGCCACGCGCTGGTGGTCGACGACCAGATCCGCGGACTGTTCGCCTACTTGCGCACATACACGACACCTACCTCGGTGTTCGCGGCCCCAGAAGACTTCAACGACCCCAAACTGCGTACCCGGTGCGCACGGGCGGCAGGCGAGTTGCTGGCGCTCATCCGAGCTGACGTGCGCGGGGCCGCGCGGAACAATACGTGGGACCACTACCAGCATTCGTATGGTTCGGCCGGTGATACGGAGCTGTCGATCGACCTGGGCAGCGACCTCATGCGACTGGCCACCGGCAACGGGTACAGCGGGCAGTAG
- a CDS encoding amidase family protein — protein sequence MNTELSTRATELNAVTAFLNPSTDPQTSQSTNAHTKQPGPLAGLTFAVKDVIDVAGVPTSMGSNVTVPGTQPATTSAPIVSQLTELGAVAVAKTNCQEFSHGILGDASAFGRVINPVDPALCTGGSSSGSAALVGAGVVDVALGTDTAGSVRVPAACCHVTGFKPTFGVLPVDGIFPLSPTFDTAGLFAREPATVARVFSALTGREAPPAPDQPRIGFVDARGTIRAVTGNLPDAHNLTTSGEELCTRAAHIYDVVRKFESAQVHRDLMNTQAHDYQPQVLAKFKDALDVSEEEYQQGLTQVRSLQDEAAEVFASVDFIVTPAVDGPLATWELADSDPGVRGAYMHYSQPFNVVGWPAVVVPWHTTDSAGYPQSIQIVAHPGKDAELLTFAMAFAGAGN from the coding sequence GTGAACACTGAACTATCCACCCGCGCAACTGAACTCAACGCGGTCACCGCATTCCTGAACCCTTCCACAGACCCACAAACCAGCCAGAGCACCAACGCCCACACAAAGCAGCCTGGCCCGCTGGCCGGGCTCACGTTCGCGGTAAAGGACGTCATCGACGTCGCCGGTGTGCCCACCTCCATGGGCTCGAACGTCACGGTTCCCGGCACTCAACCGGCGACCACCTCGGCGCCGATCGTCTCCCAACTCACCGAACTGGGCGCGGTCGCAGTTGCCAAGACCAACTGCCAAGAGTTCTCGCACGGGATCCTGGGTGACGCCAGCGCGTTCGGCCGGGTCATCAACCCCGTTGACCCCGCCCTGTGTACGGGCGGGTCCAGCTCTGGTTCGGCCGCGTTGGTGGGAGCTGGGGTGGTGGACGTCGCACTGGGCACCGACACCGCCGGGTCCGTGCGCGTGCCCGCCGCGTGCTGTCACGTCACCGGCTTCAAACCCACATTTGGAGTACTCCCCGTCGACGGCATCTTCCCGCTCTCCCCCACCTTCGACACCGCAGGTCTGTTCGCCCGCGAGCCGGCCACGGTCGCTCGCGTATTTTCCGCGCTCACCGGACGTGAAGCACCCCCGGCACCGGACCAGCCACGGATCGGGTTCGTCGACGCCCGCGGCACCATCCGCGCCGTCACCGGGAACCTGCCGGACGCGCACAACCTCACCACCTCGGGCGAGGAACTTTGCACCCGCGCCGCCCACATCTACGACGTGGTGCGCAAGTTCGAGTCAGCCCAGGTTCACCGCGACCTCATGAACACGCAGGCCCACGACTACCAGCCGCAGGTCTTGGCGAAGTTCAAAGACGCCCTCGACGTCAGCGAAGAAGAGTACCAGCAGGGTCTCACCCAGGTGCGCAGTCTGCAAGATGAGGCCGCCGAGGTGTTCGCCAGCGTCGACTTCATTGTCACCCCCGCTGTCGATGGGCCGCTCGCCACGTGGGAGCTAGCAGATTCGGACCCTGGCGTGCGCGGGGCATACATGCATTACAGTCAGCCGTTTAACGTTGTGGGTTGGCCGGCCGTTGTGGTTCCGTGGCACACCACCGACAGTGCCGGGTACCCACAGTCGATACAGATTGTGGCCCACCCTGGAAAGGACGCTGAGCTGCTCACGTTCGCTATGGCGTTTGCCGGGGCGGGCAACTAA
- a CDS encoding MFS transporter, translating into MTHSPTGTTAPPDRKTGDNPAKVAFASFIGTTVEWYDYFLFGTAAVLVLNTQFFPSLNPLAGQLASLATFGVAFVARPLGGLIFGHFGDRLSRKSMLVLSLLMMGSSTFLIGALPNYETIGIAAPILLVVLRIIQGFAVGGEWGGAILMAVEHAPKHKRAFYGSWPQAGVPAGSVLSSLVFFTVQLMPDEQFFAWGWRIPFLLSAVLVGIGLFIRMKLEESPEFAEVKDTGSEAEVPVFEVVRTSKKSLLIGIFCLVGSNTLFYLATVYLLSWAPANTNLSRGDVLLAIAVGAAADVIAIPAVATFADRHGRRTMMVVGNIVTALAAYPIFLAMSTGTVWGAMLAMMLAFPIAHSIVYATSSGFVAHLFPPKVRYTGSSVAYQVGGLISSAPAPVISTLLYAQFGTWAAVAGYLVVANLIAAAFCALADKDES; encoded by the coding sequence ATGACTCACTCACCAACCGGCACCACTGCTCCCCCAGACCGCAAGACCGGTGACAATCCAGCAAAAGTCGCGTTCGCTAGCTTCATAGGAACAACCGTTGAGTGGTACGACTACTTTCTGTTCGGCACCGCCGCCGTGCTGGTACTGAATACCCAGTTCTTCCCGTCGCTCAATCCGCTAGCTGGACAGCTCGCGTCCCTTGCCACGTTTGGTGTTGCTTTCGTCGCCCGACCTTTGGGCGGACTGATTTTTGGCCACTTTGGTGATCGCCTCAGCCGCAAGAGCATGCTGGTGCTGTCCCTTCTGATGATGGGCTCCTCCACCTTCCTGATCGGTGCGCTGCCAAACTATGAAACCATCGGCATCGCTGCACCGATCCTGTTGGTTGTGCTTCGCATTATTCAAGGTTTTGCCGTCGGTGGTGAGTGGGGCGGGGCCATTCTCATGGCCGTCGAGCACGCACCCAAGCACAAACGCGCGTTCTACGGAAGCTGGCCGCAAGCCGGTGTACCCGCAGGGTCAGTACTTTCGAGCTTGGTGTTTTTCACCGTGCAGCTCATGCCAGACGAACAGTTCTTTGCGTGGGGTTGGCGAATCCCATTCCTGCTGTCAGCAGTTCTGGTAGGAATCGGCCTTTTCATCCGTATGAAACTTGAAGAGTCACCCGAATTCGCTGAGGTAAAAGACACGGGTTCTGAAGCTGAGGTTCCCGTATTCGAAGTCGTTCGCACTTCCAAGAAGTCTTTGCTCATTGGAATCTTCTGCCTGGTCGGATCTAACACGTTGTTCTACCTTGCTACCGTGTACCTTTTGTCCTGGGCACCAGCTAACACTAACTTGTCCCGAGGCGACGTCCTCCTCGCCATCGCCGTGGGAGCGGCCGCCGACGTTATCGCAATTCCAGCCGTAGCCACCTTTGCAGATCGCCACGGGCGCCGAACCATGATGGTCGTGGGCAATATCGTTACGGCGCTAGCTGCGTACCCCATTTTCCTCGCAATGTCGACCGGAACCGTGTGGGGTGCGATGCTGGCGATGATGCTCGCATTCCCAATTGCTCACTCGATCGTGTACGCAACGTCATCGGGCTTCGTGGCGCACCTCTTCCCACCAAAAGTGCGATACACCGGTTCTTCTGTGGCGTATCAAGTAGGTGGACTCATTTCATCGGCTCCTGCCCCGGTGATTTCTACCCTGCTTTACGCTCAGTTCGGAACGTGGGCTGCAGTCGCAGGATACCTTGTAGTCGCAAACCTCATAGCAGCCGCGTTCTGTGCGCTGGCAGATAAGGACGAATCGTGA
- a CDS encoding Bug family tripartite tricarboxylate transporter substrate binding protein, with product MKQRKRPVGLLVFAVITAIALVAAMTVSIQRASASDNVRANLTLIAPAGAGGGWDGFVREQQQAMRQAGLVGNVQVVNIPGAGGTIGLGRFSTMHERSDTLLATGSAMTGGILINNSPVGYDDVVPLAKIAEDYDVVIVPADSPLETIDDLLNEWKEDPKGHPWTGGSAGSMDHLVVANLAQEAGLKGSETTFIPKSGGGEAIAALLNGTADYAATGYNEVADQVGAGRVKALGVTGPERIEGVDIPTISEQGHDVVLANWRGMLAAPGVSDEVAKQQLELLKEMRDTPEWQDALKRNAWADAWETGDELAKFLEEDQKKTAELLKELGL from the coding sequence ATGAAACAACGCAAACGCCCTGTTGGGCTGCTGGTCTTCGCGGTGATCACCGCGATTGCGCTGGTCGCCGCCATGACGGTATCGATCCAGCGCGCCAGCGCATCAGATAACGTGCGCGCTAACCTCACCCTCATCGCACCGGCAGGTGCCGGCGGTGGATGGGATGGGTTCGTGCGTGAACAGCAACAGGCCATGCGCCAGGCAGGCCTGGTTGGAAACGTGCAAGTCGTCAACATCCCGGGAGCGGGAGGAACCATTGGCTTGGGGCGTTTCTCCACCATGCACGAACGATCCGACACCCTCCTTGCCACTGGCTCGGCCATGACGGGTGGAATCCTCATCAACAATTCCCCGGTTGGATACGACGACGTGGTGCCACTTGCCAAAATCGCTGAAGACTACGACGTGGTGATCGTTCCTGCGGACTCCCCGCTTGAAACCATTGACGATCTGCTCAACGAGTGGAAAGAAGACCCCAAGGGACACCCGTGGACCGGTGGGTCGGCAGGGTCCATGGACCACCTCGTGGTCGCCAACCTGGCCCAAGAAGCCGGACTGAAAGGATCCGAAACCACGTTCATCCCTAAGTCCGGTGGTGGTGAAGCAATTGCCGCGCTACTCAACGGCACCGCTGACTACGCGGCGACCGGGTACAACGAAGTAGCTGACCAGGTCGGAGCAGGCCGTGTGAAGGCATTGGGTGTGACCGGCCCTGAACGGATCGAAGGTGTTGACATTCCCACTATCTCGGAACAAGGCCACGACGTGGTTTTGGCGAACTGGCGCGGCATGTTGGCAGCCCCAGGAGTCAGCGACGAAGTTGCTAAACAACAACTGGAACTACTCAAGGAAATGCGCGACACCCCCGAATGGCAGGACGCTCTGAAACGCAACGCGTGGGCCGACGCGTGGGAAACCGGGGACGAGCTTGCGAAATTCCTCGAAGAAGACCAGAAGAAAACCGCTGAACTACTGAAGGAGCTGGGCCTGTGA